caaatgctccgcAGAATAACATTTTGCAGCTTCCTCTGAAATATGAGGGAACATAAGGAAGATTATGTGGAGATGGGAAAAGCAAGGTGGGGTTTGGATTACAGGATTGTTAACGAGATTATATGCTTTCTCTCTTGAGAGTGGTTGCAATTTGAAAGGTgtattaacctagatgcacagaaacaatggacagggtgAAGATAAGCCTCTTACTAAAAAGCTATATGCTTGGGggatgactacccaccatgacctgcccagttaggaatttatgaccagatcaccctgtgaggttactttccattGAACCCCTATGTTTCATCCACAAAAGGGAGCAAGTTTCCTGCAGGGGCTTACAGCCTTAGAGTTCTCCCAATACCTCCTCACTCACTTGGATTCTAAATATTAAGAGGTAACTGTACCAGCACAATGTCATTAAAGGAATTTCTAAAGAATGTACTCAAGAAAAGTGAAAAGTAATCCCAGATAGTAAATGAGAAGTTTAAAAAAGTTCTAAGCCCAAACTAACATAAACAGTACAAAATAATAGAAACTatcattaaaaaggaaaacacataATAATATATAGATTGAGATGGAGGGTGGGGATGgaattaaaatgttcaaagtaattTGTTGTATAAAtggaagataaaaattttaaaaataaaatgaaaagaaaaggtaaCTGTATGAAACAAACCAAAATCCAGTGATCTTATATTTGAACCCATTCCTAAACTAAATTAACAATATTCATATAATCTAGTtactgagaaagacaaatacacgAACACAACCTTGGATAATCTCAAACTAATAGGTTCCAGCTTTATGGTGGGCTATAAAGCCTTAGCTTCTCATAATTCTCAAGAAATCGCCCCCCCCAAAATGTGATATATGTGGCATGCCAGTCTCTCTCCCCAAGACAGGCTGCCCACTTCACAGTAGGGCTACATTTCCTGCCTTGCCTACATCTCTTGCTACCACGGGATCCACCAAGACTCTGGATTTGGGCACCCTCTAGGTATTATCAGGTGCTGCTGCACACACATAAGGGACCTTCTAGTTGACATATAGCATAAGGTGTTGGAGAATCTAATGGCACCCAATTGTAGGAAATGCATCTAAATATACAAAGTCACTGGTAACTACTCTCTCTATTACTATTTAGGAGTGTGTGGTCTTCCAGCCAGTTAGTATTGATATTAGTCCTGCTGTAGATAACAGAAAACCCAAAATGACAATAGCTTTAAGAAGGTAAAAAATTGTTCTTCCTCTCAAGTAAAAGCATGGGTAGGCAGTCCAGGACCGCCTCATTAGACTCACTCCCCTTATCTTGCTGCAGTTCCCAACACGTGACTACCTCATGGCTCAAGATGGCTGCTTCAACTCCAGCCATTCTATCTTCATTTCAGGCAGTGGGAATGGCGGGAAAGAGGAGTTGAGCACATCCCTCCCATCAAAGATACAGCAAGTCTTCACTTAACTTTGTTGCTAGGTTCTGCGACTTTAAATGAAATGACATATACCAAAACCAATTTTAACATAGGTAATTGATATgagcaagagttaagttcctgtgACAACTCATCAATGTTATTCGAGGACCTCTACAATTCCTAGAAATGAcacaaaacatttctaaaataccTATATTCCATTGGCTAGAACACAGTCCCTTGGCTGGAAGGGAGGCTTGGATACATGTTCTTTATTCCATGTGTCTTGCTAAAATCTCAGAGGccctattatatttttttaatttttgtttttaatttattgtgttgatatggtcAGGGGGTCTATTATTTAAGAAGAGGAGGCGAATATTCAGGAACAACAAGCAATCTCCACCAGTGATTCATGTCTGCTGCTCTTCACAAATTAGCTCTTTTCTCTGCAGAACAGCTTTCTCTGTTTATAGTCTTTGACCCCCTCACACTTATTACTTGTACTTGTAAAAACTTTGGGTGGCCACAACATCAACTCAGCCCAACACCACAGGCCTTTTCAGTTCTAAAGCCACACATGATTTAGCTACCTCAGATTCTATATATATCTCAATCCCAAGTTCCTAGAGAGAAAGTTTGATTTGTCCTGCTTGGGTCAGGGGATCACCCCTTCAACTCTGAGTCAATTGTCTGTGGCCAGGGACATAGCAGGCCATTTTAGGATGGGGTGGAGCAAGTTCTTGACAGATATACATGGGAAGAAGTGATGAACATCTCTGGTAAGTCCTCCTTCTAAGCTTACTCTTATCATCACACCCTGCCTTCTGAATGTAGTTGTCAATTTGCTTGTCCTTAAGGCAGGGATGCGTTTGTGCATAACTCATCCTCAGAACCCAGTAATTGCCTGGTACACTCAATATTTGTGATAGAATGAATAATCCAATCTAGTCCTTAATTTTACAAAGGTGGCATGCTTGCCCAAATGTACATAGTAGAACAGTGTCAAGGGCAGCAaaagaacccaggactcctgattCCCAGTCCCTGGAGTGATTTCCCAGAATCACCCAGCACAGTGTGGCTTGTTCACCCCATTGTTCAGTACATGTTCCTGCTTGAGTCCCTGCCCAGAGCTGAAGAGCATCCTCCCCAGATGTGACCCATAAGAGCCCCTGGCTGGAGGACACTGGCTACATCAGTTAGAGTTCATTTTCTACCTGGGCCTTCCTGCTGAGGTCAATGCCAGCTCACAGCTCTAAGCTGGCCCCTTTGAGGAGATCCCATTCCGATGAGGCCTCGACGGAAGCTAGGCTCTGGATGAAGGATACTTAAGGAGGTGGGCTGAGTAGTCAGATAATGGTGGGAAACAAGAtctctgtggcctgaccaggcggtggtgcagtggatagagcgtcggactgggatgcagaggacccaggttcgagacccccgaggtcgctggcttgagcgcgggcttatctggtttgagcaaaatttcaccagctaataattgatgcttctcatctctctgttcctgtctatccctctctctgactcactctctgtctctataaaaaataaaataaataaataaataaataaataaataaaatttaaaaaaaaaaaaaaggaggacaagATCTCGGTGGCCACACACCCTGAGCTGCTCTTGCAGGAGGGCCCAGCCCCAGAAAAGAGCTGATGCCACCCTCTCCATCATTCTCATACTCTTTGGCCCCCAGTACCTTCTCCCCTGACTCTTAACCCTCTCAGGCCTCATGGTGCCATTCTTTCTTGCTACCTTTCCCTACAGGCATCAAACCCTCTGTGGCAATCTCGGGGCTCTACCACTGTGTCTTCGGGAGGCCGTTTCCGCTGCCCATCTTGCAGGCATGAGGTCGTCCTGGACCGACACGGTGTCTACGGCCTGCAGCGGAACCTGCTAGTAGAGAATATTATCGACATTTACAAGCAGGAGTCTTCCCGGTGAGCTGTCAGGGCCTCTTGTCTCTCTACAGGGTAGAGCTTGGGAACCCATCGGGGCTGAAAGAAGGGGCACTAAATCAACCCGCCCCTTCATTTAAGTGACAAGGGGAGGAAaccagagaagggaaggggcttGCCCCAGGTCACTCGGCTTGGGTGGTCTCTGGTCACTGCTTCGCCTTCACTCTCTTCATGTGGGGAAGGGCTGGCAGTCCAGCAAGATCCTCACCAACCCTCCTGCCCTGTGGGACTTCTTTGCCGCCTGGATTCTTGGGACTACCCCTTAGCTCTTTCTGTTCCTCAAATGAAGAGCACTGTGGAAGTCACTCACCTGCCCAGCCAGAGCACCAACTGCAGGGACAGAAAAGGTGGTGGTGGTTGGCGGAAATTGAAGAGAAGGTGTCCAAGGAGCTGTGCACGCTCCGGCCTCGCCTCACTCCCTGGCCGGGCCCCTGACCCTCCTGCTACCCTGCCCACTCCCCCCCAGGCCGCTGCACTCCAAGGCTGAGCAGCACCTCATGTGTGAGGAGCACGAGGAGGAAAAGATCAATATCTACTGCCTGAGCTGtgaagtgcccacctgctcccTCTGCAAGGTCTTCGGTGCCCACAAGGACTGTGAGGTGGCCCCACTGCCCACCATTTACAAACGCCAGAAGGTACTGAGTGGCAGAGGAAGCAGGAATGTGGGGGTAGGAGGGCACAAGACCAGGTCTCTAACTTCAGCCTCTGATTCCATTTGGTTTTAAAGGAAGGCAGATCAAGGCTAAAGTCGTGCTCTGTGTGTTACCTGCGCAAGTCAGTTGACCTCTCTGGCCCTTACTTTCCTCACTGGGGATGAACATGCCTACTTCTGAGAGTTGTTTtagggtaaaataaaataatggatgcAAGCAGAGACTTTAGTAGGATGGACTAGATATTCTCAAGGCCCTCTCATCATCACACAATCACAttctacataaaatataatttaaagttataCTGGTAGGCACACAGGAAATCTCCAAGTGAGGGtgaggtggagagaggaggggggcagtGAACTGAGAACAGAACACTGAATGCTGCGCACAGAAAAGGTAGGAGTTCCCAGAGGGCATATGCTGCCGAATTACTGAGCTAGAAACATGAGACTATGCTTCCAAACTCCTCATAGGTGGGGAGCCCTGCACTGAAGACCCTTAAGAATCCCAGGTTAAATTGGAATCCCAAGAACTAAAGTGGTCAATTTCACCACCCAGCTTTTGGCaaaaacagatgcaaaaaaaaaaaaaaaacagatgcaaACTCTGTAGAAACAAACTCTGTTTAAGCACTTGGGCTTCTATTAGATTAAGAACAACCAAGTGTTAGCTCacaatttaaaatacacaaaaaaatgtacCTCAGTACTGAAGTTAGCAGAAATGAAACTTATAGATTTAGACCTCCAAGAAATTTAGATACTGTAATTATTAAAGAACAGAAAGTCACTGTGTATAAATGTTCTAAAAAAAGATGgaattaaaaaacaagcaaaaaaaaaaagcaatacttgACTATCAAAAATGCAGatttgacagcctgaccaggtggtggcgcagtggatagagtgttggactgggatgcagaggacccaggttcaagatcccgaggttgccagcttgagtgtaggctcatctggtttgagcaaagctcactagcttggacccaaggtccaagCAAGGggtaggcacatatgagaaagcaatcaatgaacaactaaggtgtcacaacgaaaaactaatgattgatgcttctcatctctctctgttcctgtctgtctgtccctatctatccttctctctgactctctctgtgtctctgtaaaaaaaaaaaaaaaatgcagatttgaCAAACACCCAAATAGAGCTTTTAGAAATGATGATACAAttgttgaaataaaacattcaaaggATGAATTAAATGAGAGATTTCACTGAAGAAAGAATTAGTGAACAGAAAGAGAGGACTGAAAAAAATAGACTAGAATGCAACACTGGGATGAGAAGGTTGAGAGTGAGAAGGTCTAACATATACCTAATCAGAGTCACTCAATGAGACAATAAAGAGAATAGAGAAAAGGCAATGTTATCCTCACAGACAAACATGAAGGATTTTTCCAAATTGATGGAAGGCATGAATCTACAGATAAAGCatctagcccagtgcctggcacatggtggaTATGTCTCATTTGGTAGTAGAAGACTTCTTCTCTTGTCCTTCCAGAATCCATAGAATGTGCTTCCACACTTCTTGGATGGTTCCATTCCCTCTAGATCTCCGGAATAACTGCCCTGATGGTGGGGTGGCAGGGGCAGTTCTCTCCTATGCACCCCTGGCTGCAGTGGGAGTGCGGCAGCTCTAAACCAGGTCCTCCTAATTCTGacctgtgtgtgtggcagagtgAGCTCAGTGATGGCATCGCGATGCTGGTGGCAGGCAACGACCGTGTGCAAGCCGTGATCACACAGATGGAGGAGGTGTGCCAGACCATTGAGGTAAGCCTGTGATGAAAGGGAGGTGGATCATAGTAGTGGGATGAGCTTAGCCAGGCTGCTGGATTTGAATTTCAGCTCTGCTCCTCATTAGTTCAGTGATGTTAGTCCATTTACTTTACTTTTGTGtcctttggttttatttatttatttttattgtatttatttttaatggggtgacatcagtaaatcaagatacatatattcaaagataatatgtccaggttatcttaaagttcaattatgttgcatacccatcacccaaggttttatttttaactacatGAAATAGTGATAATGAGAATGATTTGGCACCTACCTCACTGGATCTTTTTGAGAAACAAATGTGGAatttagttcaaaataaatatgtaaaaatcagGCCAGAGACATAGGCAGCACTTGTGATGCTTAAAAGTACTGTGTCATTTGCTGAGAGTAGATCTCAAAAGttatcacatgaaaaaaaaattgtaactatgtatggtgacagatgttcACTAAACATGTTGTGGTGATCACTTCACCATAAATATAACCATTGAATCATtacattgtacacttgaaacttatatgatactgtatgtcaattatatctaaaaaattatgttattgttatttctggggggaaaaatttGGGAATCAGTAGCCATTGGCTGGAgtcttggctctgccactaaTTTGTAGTGTAACTGGTCCCTTCTTTTCTTGGTTCCCCATGACTTACATTAAGTGGGAAGTGGGACAAGTAGCTGGTGCTCTCCCACCTATGAGATCTCATCGTCACTCCTCATCTTTCAGGACAACAGCagaaggcagaagcagttgcTAAACCAGAGGTTCGAGACCCTCTGTGCAGTGCTGGAGGAGCGGAAGGGTGAGCTGCTGCAGGCGCTGGCCCGGGAGCAGGAGGGGAAGCTGCAGCGCGTCAGAGGCCTCATCCGCCAGTACGGCGACCACCTGGAGGTCTCGTCTAAACTGGTGGAGTCCGCCATCCAGTCCATGGAGGAGCCTCAGATGGCGCTCTACCTGCAGGTGGGCCCTGGAGGTGGGTGGCAGGCAGCATAGTGGCTATAGGGGGGGGGCCTTGGCACCGAGAGACCTGGGTTCAAGGCTGATCTCTGGCGCCTACTTGCCCCATGGCCCTGGGCAAATCACCCCTTCTgagttcttttttccttaaaattgggATATGACTCTCCCCCATCTGCCCGCCCCACAGGACTGAGGACTGTGGTGGGTATCAGCAATGGAACATGGCCAGAGGTAGGCACCGTGCTAACTCTCACCTTCCTTCTTCCCTACAGCAGGCCAAGGAGCTGATCAATAAGTGAGTAGGCGGAGccggagggaaaggaaggggctgTGCGGGGCTTCGCTGCCCccgggagggggtgagggtgctgGGCATTTCCAGATGAGCCGCTCTGCTGTTGCAGGGTCGGGGCAATGTCGAAGGTGGAGCTGGCAGGGCGGCCAGAGCCAGGCTACGAGAGCATGGAGCAATTCACCGTGAGCGTGGAGCACGTGGCCGAAATGCTGAGGACCATCGACTTCCAGCCGGGTGAGGGGCTGCGGGCCCCCGGGACCGGTTACCCAGACCCTCGGGAGGGGCgggtgggggctggaggggcatcTCAGCCAGCGAAGCGGGGACCCCACCTCACCGGGGTCCTCCTCCGGCCCAGGCGCTTCCGGAGAGGAAGACGATGAGGAGGTGGTGTTGGACGGAGAAGAGGGCGGCGCGGGGCCAGAGGAAGAGCGGCGGGATGGGCCGGAAGGTGAGTGTGGCCCGAGGGACACAGCGGGCCTGGCTAGTGCGCTCCCGTCCTGTCCTCGGCCGATTGCCCTCCCTGCCGGTCCAGGGTTGGCTTGTAGCCCCTACTCCTTTTAAGTGCCCCCCAACACCCAGCAGGAGGGTAGCGCCCTAGCGTAGGTGCAGAAGGACACTTTCTTTTCCACCAGTCGTTCCACCTGTGCTTTGGAAGACCAGAGCGGGTGGGAAGCGAGAGGAGACACCCACATGCCTGGGAAAGGGGCGAGCTGGGGTTCGGAGTTGCCTCGCTTCTCTGGAGCCCCCGCCCACTGAACTTTCTTTCGTGGGGACAGGCCTGCACTGACTCCCCCACCCTGTGAGGGACCCCGCGATCCGGGGTCCTGGCGCTCCGGTCGTGGAGGATCTGCGCAGAGACCTCCGCGCCCCAGCTGGGCGCCCCGCCGCGAGGAAAGCTCAATAAAAGGCTAACGCACCCTGACCTGCAGCTCCGTTCACTGCTCGCTCTCTCAGCCCCGGCTTCGGAAGCGACCCCTCCCCACCGCCCCTCCCGTCCTTGGGTCTGGAACCtgccggggggcgggggaggcggaAGTGGGATGAGCCCCTGTTGGGCATCTGGTTGGTATCAGGCACGGACTCCCGAGCCCAGAGCCAAGGGCAAAGAGTGAGGGGTGGTGTGGAGGACTCAGAACGTGGGCTCGTGGGGGACTTAGGGACCGTGGGACACAGGATCCCGGTTGAAAGCCGTTCTCCTGGCGCTCCTCCTGCAGCACCGGTTCCCTCCCGCCGGCCCGGGAGGCCCCACTTTCCCGTGGGTTCCCACTCTGCTGTGGAAGGTTCCCCGCGCCACAACAACAAAGGCCAGAGGCTCTTCAGCACTTTTATTAAAAACTAGTAACGCAGTGAGTGCTCAGGGTATCCCCGGGCCGCGCCGGCCCCGTGGGACTGGGTCAGTTCCGCTCGAGCAGAGGCCAGCCTTGGGGCGTTGGGGAACGGGGTCGAGGTTTTGGGGGCCCCAGTCCCCGCGGTCACTTGCCCACCGAGTCGAATATGATGCGGTTCTGCTCTGCGCGCTCCCGCTGGCTCTGCGTCCGCGCCAGCTCCAGCAGGGTCCGCAGCAGGTGGAACGTGAGGTCGATCGACAGCGGAGGGTCGTCCCGTCGCGGCCGCTCGCCCGAGGTCCCAGGTCCCCATCCGCCCGGGCCGGCGCGGCGTGGGAAGCGCTCGGCCGACAGCAGGAGGAGCGCGCGGGCTCCGCCGCCCCTGTTCCGAGCCCCGGGGCTCCAGCGCAGACTCGGGTCCTGGACCCTGGTCGCCGCCGCCTCCTCTGGGCTCCACTGGCTGCTCCCCGGACGCAGCTGTGCCAGGAGCAGCAGCGCCGCCAGCAGCGCCGCGCGTCCGACCAGCCTCATGGTGCCTCCAGCCCTGGACACATAGGGGCAGCGCAGGGTGAGGCGCACTTGGAGCAGTCGCAGGTGGCGCCACTCCCTTTCCCTCGCACGTCCAGAGTCCCCGCCGGTCCCCTTCGGCTGCCGCCCGGTGCCCACACCTTCCCTGCAGCCCCAGCCTCTGCCAccctctcctctgtccctccctccctccctctcggcGGGTCCCGGTGGGTGAGCGCAATGCCGAGTCCTGGCGCCGAGGCAGTCCGGGCGGAAGCTCCAAGCCACTCACAGGTTGCGGGAAGAGTCTGAACAGTGCAGGACGGAgcttctgtccctgtccctcggGGCGGGCTGAGGGCGCCTTGGGAAACACGGGGTCTGTCCCGGGACTGCCGCCAGCCTTATATAGCTCTAGGACAGCTCCGACTGACGTCAGCGAGGAACATGCACTGATTGTAGAGCAATGACGGCCGCAGCTTCGAGTCCAGCGGGTTGCGAGACCCCGAGGGGCACGTCTCTGGGGCTTGCGCTGGAAGCGACAGAGGACTCAAGTGAGCGAGAAGCTGGCTAGGGCGTAAAAATTGCTCTGGGAGCCAAGAGAGTCGTTCACCGCTTATAACAGTCCGCAGTGACCAGGGCCGGTCCTCAGACCAGACCAGCCCGGATGGCCAGTCTTCTCTGGCACACAAAAGGGTAGCCGGATCGCGgagctgtccgtggtgctgaccCTGCCTTCTGCATCCAGAGGGTCCAGCGGCATTGGGAGAAGGCTGTGCTATCCAGACCCAGTTCTTTGCCCCAGGTACCAATTCTGTAAACACAAGCAATCAGGATAGCACAGCTGGAACTCAGCCATCACCATGGTGCCCACCCAAGAAGCAGCTGAAGCAGGCTGAGTTGGCCAGGATTCTTGATCTTATTCCAGCCCAGGATCTAAATTCTAGGGCTGTCTGACTGGGGgataccataaaaaaaaaagagggtttcTGAATCTGAGTgctttgaaaccataaaaaagctGGTCCATCTGCTTCTGAACTTGCCCCAAAGTGATAGTTCAGCCAAGTTAATTTTTCTCCTCGGAATCTCAGCAGCGGAAGTATTAATGTATCTTTAACCTCCAGATTAAGATCACTTGGTGGAAAGTAAGGAAACATGGTGTCCTAGTCCAATTGAGGTGctgtaacagcaacaacaaaaaaacaacctacaAACTGAGTAGCTTATAAACAGCAAACatgtatttctcatagttctggaagttggaAAGTTCTAGATCATGGTGCCAGTAGATTTGGTGTCTGATTAGGACCTGCTTAATGGTTCATAAATggcaccttcttgctgtgtccccaCATGGCACCTTTTATAAAGGAACTAACCCCATAAGggctctgccctcatgacctAGTCGCCTCCTAAAGGTCCCACCTCCTAATACTATTACCTTGGGCACTAGGTTTTTCATCAGATGAATTTGGGGATTatacaaaaatttaatttgtaGGACATGGGCTCAAGTTTCTATTCTACAACTAACTTGTGGTGTGAACAGGACACCTCACTTCTATGGACCTCGGTGTCCTCATGTGTAGATTAGGCTTGGTGGTCTCTAGGCTTCTTCCCATCTCTAGAAAATTTGACTCTCCAGGACTTTTCTGTTGGGTCTTATTCATTGCCTCTGCAGGTTCcagattacatttttataacaggTATGGAGGTACCAAATAAAGAATTTGAGGGCTCCCCAAAGAACCGGAGCTACAGTAGGGCTGGGAACTAGAGAAACAAATGTATCTATGAAGAGCAGGGATACATAGCATTTGCCAAAAATGGGAATAAACTGAAGTTGCCAAGGTCGTTATGGCTCAACAAGTATTTATGGAGTTCCTACTATGTAGTGGGTATaagactattataaatattttagagaatTCAAAAGGAGtcagtttatattatatattatatcatattatatataaatgggCCATTTCATAGTGCTGACCCCATAACTAATCCCCATGAAAACTGATgctcccactttttaaaaaaagattttatttattgattttagagagcaggaagaaagagagaaagagaagggagggcacagggaggagcaggaagcatcaactcaaagtagttgcttctcatatatgccttgaccaggcaagtgtggagtttcaaaccagcaacctcagcattccaggtcaacgctctatccactgtgccaccacaggccaatgTTCCCACTTTGAGATGATCTGATCCTTCCAGGGTCAAGCTGCATCATTTCAAGGCAGAAGCACTGGAGCGAGGCAAGCTTAGATGTGCCTTCCAGGACAGGTAGGAGTTCCAGATAACAGCAACACACTGGACAACGGCCAACCTAAAGAACAGAAAGGCATTGTGAAGAAGAGGCTGGACATGAAGaaaccaaaagaggagagaggagagtgtaATGGAGGGGTTATCTCTGAGAACATCCAGATTCCGGTCTCCTTCTTTCAGCTCCCTATGGAGGGACGTGGCTCAGACCAAAACACAACTAGCTCAGGTTCTGCTGCTGTCCCAGAGTTCTGTCTCCTGGACAAGAGCTTCAAAGTAAAATACTCTCAGCCGGCTTGCCTTGCATGGCTGTTATTCATGCCCCTGTCCAGGCTCCTTCCAACTATGTCCATCTTGTACCAGCTGAGATCTCATCTTCAAAACTGTACTGTCTGCCATTGAGAGTAGCACCTGCTTCTCTTCATTTTATCTTGCTTTAGTTTCAATGACTGTTGCAAGGACAATAATGTTTACATTTTGGTCCATATGTCTTCCTTTTAGCTGTGCTATTCATGTATGTTTTGACCACATCCCGTCTGAagagtttcatatttttttgttcCCTGAGATCCCTTATCTCCAATAATTTAACAGCTCATCTTGAATTCTACTACAtatgtacagtatatatatattatatataatacagcctatatatatatatataatttattcatttatttttattgagagagagagagagagagagagagagagacaggaacatggagcttctcctgtatgtgccctgattggggaatcgaactggcaacctttgtgctctgggaggacactccaaccaatcgagctatttggccagggcttaatttttttttaagagacagagagagggagggagagaagggagaggaaagggaagcattcatttgttgtttgactcagttatgcattcactggttgcttcccatgtgtgccctgacccgggatcaaactcataactttattgtttcaggacaatgcatttaaccaactgagctaactggccaggaccgctactatatattttttttttgcagtttaacAACTACCTCTATTATTAGGGTAAAATAATGCTTTGCAGTGGACTAACCTAACCTACCTGACTCTTTGGTCAACCTTTCTGTCTAATCTATGCTGCAGACCCAGGCACTATCCCTATAGCAAAGGGAGAAAGCTCAGGTGGGATGTAGCCAATGGTTGTGGAGCAGGATCCTCCCTAAGAAGATAAAAGAAGGTCAGTGGGCAGATACTCTGGGCAGGTTCTATAGTGAAGAGGTTCTGAATAAAATGTtcgggcggccctggccggttggctcagcggtagagcgtcggcctggcgtgcgggggacccgggttcgattcccggccagggcacataggagaagcacccatttgcttctccacccccccctcctccttcctctctgtctctctcttcccctcccgcagccaaggctccattggagcaaagatggcccgggcgctggggatggctccttggcctctgccccaggcgctagagtggctctggtagcggcagagcgacgccccggaggggcagagcattgccccctggtgggcagagcgtcgcccctggtgggtaagccgggtggatcccggtcgggcgcatgtgggagtctgtctgactgtctctccctgtttccagcattcagaaaaatgcaaaaaaaaaaaaaaaaaaaattctaatcttCCTCTAtcctcctaaaaaataaaaaaattttaaaaaaaataaaaaataaaatgttcggGCGT
The Saccopteryx bilineata isolate mSacBil1 chromosome 3, mSacBil1_pri_phased_curated, whole genome shotgun sequence DNA segment above includes these coding regions:
- the TRIM54 gene encoding tripartite motif-containing protein 54, with the translated sequence MNFAVGFKPLLGDAHSMDNLEKQLICPICLEMFSKPVVILPCQHNLCRKCANDVFQASNPLWQSRGSTTVSSGGRFRCPSCRHEVVLDRHGVYGLQRNLLVENIIDIYKQESSRPLHSKAEQHLMCEEHEEEKINIYCLSCEVPTCSLCKVFGAHKDCEVAPLPTIYKRQKSELSDGIAMLVAGNDRVQAVITQMEEVCQTIEDNSRRQKQLLNQRFETLCAVLEERKGELLQALAREQEGKLQRVRGLIRQYGDHLEVSSKLVESAIQSMEEPQMALYLQQAKELINKVGAMSKVELAGRPEPGYESMEQFTVSVEHVAEMLRTIDFQPGASGEEDDEEVVLDGEEGGAGPEEERRDGPEGLH
- the UCN gene encoding urocortin, coding for MRLVGRAALLAALLLLAQLRPGSSQWSPEEAAATRVQDPSLRWSPGARNRGGGARALLLLSAERFPRRAGPGGWGPGTSGERPRRDDPPLSIDLTFHLLRTLLELARTQSQRERAEQNRIIFDSVGK